Proteins from a single region of Aquirhabdus parva:
- a CDS encoding YqiA/YcfP family alpha/beta fold hydrolase, whose protein sequence is MMQLIYIHGLNSDANSIKGQMLTDWCAIHRPEIQVFRPDLNVPPLQVMQILSEIIARDPDTGLVGSSLGGFFSTVCVAKYGLKAVLVNPATRPFERFQRYFTHGHQGFTTDGGWTITESDLADLAALYQPVPIHPERILVLLKQGDEVLDYRVAEAYYSQDGAQSPMIIEAGGDHFMHDMADKIPLMIDFLFA, encoded by the coding sequence ATGATGCAACTGATTTATATCCATGGTCTAAACAGCGATGCGAACTCGATCAAAGGTCAAATGCTGACAGATTGGTGCGCAATCCATCGTCCTGAAATTCAAGTTTTTCGTCCAGATCTGAATGTGCCGCCATTGCAGGTGATGCAGATTCTAAGTGAGATTATTGCGCGTGATCCTGATACGGGATTGGTAGGCAGTTCTCTGGGGGGCTTTTTTTCAACAGTTTGTGTGGCCAAGTACGGCTTAAAAGCGGTATTAGTAAATCCTGCAACACGTCCCTTTGAGCGCTTCCAGCGTTATTTTACCCATGGCCATCAAGGGTTTACAACAGACGGCGGCTGGACAATTACAGAAAGTGATCTGGCTGATCTGGCCGCTTTATATCAGCCTGTGCCAATCCATCCAGAACGCATCTTGGTGTTGCTTAAACAAGGCGATGAAGTGCTCGATTACCGCGTGGCAGAGGCCTACTATAGCCAAGATGGCGCACAGTCACCGATGATCATTGAAGCCGGTGGTGACCATTTTATGCATGATATGGCGGACAAGATCCCGCTGATGATTGATTTTTTATTTGCTTAA
- a CDS encoding alpha/beta fold hydrolase: MPSPTPLHEPFCSLRKAPITQGDLIEGLAQLTTTGVSRTTEFVQAIYRETLLRSLGLYDETNQTPLQKSISNQILWLIRYGVKHAGRYSAHGLRTFGRLSPVQAEKPLNVPLHMLVSALNGIMGDHLVYDRNPLALPMLTYDRHGKVFNGELRGRVVIFVHGLCMDIHSWYPSKYQSMGEQVYRQQDCTVLYLSYNTGRRISLNGRSFSNLLNDLYIRNPDISHIDIIGHSMGGLVSRSALFYGKQMGLNWILLVDHLICLGSPHQGALLERLSYMVQDKVGKIPFAGALARLGDLRSAGIIDLRWGSIRDDDWEHLKSGRRGDFADNRRPAPLPSNIKAYFMAGTIEHENAPSKTREALGDYLVSVKSALGEHSNPEYQLNVPQERKAVFYGVDHMQLQYSQRAIDQVLIWLAPPERTPKPVVIPQKDAIPISA, encoded by the coding sequence ATGCCTAGCCCAACACCTCTGCATGAACCATTTTGCAGTCTACGCAAAGCGCCCATTACACAGGGAGATTTAATCGAAGGACTGGCACAACTGACAACAACTGGCGTGTCACGGACAACTGAGTTTGTACAAGCGATTTATCGTGAAACTTTACTACGCTCTTTGGGTCTATACGACGAAACCAACCAAACCCCACTGCAAAAAAGCATTTCTAATCAGATTCTCTGGCTGATCCGCTATGGGGTTAAGCATGCTGGGCGTTATTCTGCACACGGTCTGCGTACATTTGGTCGTTTAAGTCCCGTACAAGCTGAAAAGCCTCTCAATGTCCCCTTACATATGTTGGTCAGCGCTTTAAATGGCATTATGGGCGATCATCTGGTCTATGACCGTAATCCGCTGGCACTCCCCATGCTCACCTATGACCGTCACGGCAAAGTGTTTAATGGCGAACTCCGCGGCCGCGTTGTGATCTTTGTGCATGGCTTATGTATGGATATCCACAGCTGGTACCCGAGCAAATATCAGAGCATGGGTGAACAAGTCTATCGTCAACAAGACTGCACCGTTCTCTATCTCAGCTATAACACGGGTCGCCGTATCTCTTTAAATGGCCGCTCTTTCTCAAATTTGCTGAATGATCTATATATCCGTAATCCGGATATCAGCCATATCGATATCATCGGGCATAGCATGGGTGGTCTGGTGTCACGCAGTGCGCTGTTTTACGGCAAGCAAATGGGTCTCAACTGGATTTTACTGGTCGATCACCTAATCTGCTTAGGATCGCCGCATCAAGGGGCCCTACTTGAGCGTTTGAGCTACATGGTGCAGGACAAAGTCGGTAAGATCCCATTCGCTGGGGCGCTTGCGCGTCTAGGCGATTTACGCAGTGCGGGCATCATTGACCTGCGCTGGGGCAGTATCCGTGATGATGACTGGGAACACTTAAAATCCGGTCGGCGCGGCGACTTCGCGGATAATCGTAGACCTGCCCCTCTGCCCTCAAATATCAAAGCCTATTTCATGGCGGGCACCATCGAACACGAAAATGCACCCTCTAAAACCCGCGAAGCACTCGGTGATTATCTGGTCAGCGTCAAGAGCGCTCTCGGTGAACACTCAAACCCTGAGTATCAATTGAATGTCCCGCAAGAACGTAAAGCCGTGTTTTATGGTGTGGATCATATGCAATTGCAATATAGCCAACGCGCGATCGACCAAGTGCTGATCTGGCTTGCACCGCCTGAACGTACCCCTAAACCAGTCGTCATCCCACAAAAAGATGCGATTCCGATCTCGGCTTAA
- a CDS encoding F0F1 ATP synthase subunit epsilon translates to MATLHCDVVSVGGSIFSGDINMLIADGIAGQMGILPGHAPLVTLLKPSALRVQHSDGHEEQIYVSGGVLEVQPHVVTVLADTAIHAANLDEAKILEARQHAESLLANQKGDFDAAAALSVLAETAAQLQTLQRYKYRAQV, encoded by the coding sequence ATGGCAACCTTGCATTGTGATGTCGTTAGTGTTGGCGGTTCAATCTTCAGCGGTGACATTAATATGTTGATCGCTGACGGTATCGCCGGACAAATGGGTATTTTGCCGGGCCATGCGCCTTTGGTGACTTTGCTCAAGCCTAGCGCACTGCGTGTGCAGCATTCTGATGGCCACGAAGAGCAGATCTATGTCTCTGGTGGTGTGTTAGAAGTGCAGCCACACGTTGTGACTGTTTTGGCGGACACCGCGATTCATGCCGCGAATTTGGACGAAGCGAAAATTTTGGAAGCGCGTCAACACGCAGAAAGCTTGCTTGCAAATCAAAAAGGTGATTTTGATGCAGCAGCAGCATTAAGCGTATTGGCAGAAACGGCTGCACAATTGCAGACGCTCCAACGTTATAAGTATCGTGCTCAAGTTTAA
- the atpD gene encoding F0F1 ATP synthase subunit beta has protein sequence MSSGHIVQIIGAVIDVSFDRTSVPKIYDALTVDNTETTLEVQQQLGDGIVRTIAMGSTEGLKRGLPVTNTNGPITVPVGDATLGRIMDVLGRPIDEAGPVVTKDHWAIHRPAPSYAEQAGSTEILETGIKVIDLLCPFAKGGKVGLFGGAGVGKTVNMMELINNIAKAHSGLSVFAGVGERTREGNDFYHEMKDSGVLDKVAMVYGQMNEPPGNRLRVALTGLTMAEYFRDEKDENGKGRDVLLFVDNIYRYTLAGTEVSALLGRMPSAVGYQPTLAEEMGVLQERITSTQAGSITSIQAVYVPADDLTDPSPATTFAHLDATVVLSRDIASLGIYPAVDPLDSTSRQLDPAIVGEEHYTVARGVQTILQRYKELKDIIAILGMDELAEEDKLVVFRARKIQRFLSQPFHVAEVFTGSPGKLVSSKDTIAGFKGIIAGDYDHMPEQAFYMVGGIEEAVAKAEKLAAK, from the coding sequence ATGAGTAGCGGTCATATCGTTCAGATCATTGGCGCAGTTATCGACGTTTCATTCGATCGCACTAGCGTTCCAAAGATCTATGATGCTCTGACGGTGGATAACACCGAAACGACATTAGAAGTACAACAGCAATTAGGCGACGGTATCGTTCGTACGATTGCGATGGGTTCAACCGAAGGTCTAAAACGCGGTTTGCCTGTTACTAACACCAATGGCCCAATCACTGTGCCAGTGGGTGATGCGACTCTGGGTCGTATCATGGACGTATTGGGTCGCCCAATCGACGAAGCCGGTCCAGTTGTGACTAAAGATCACTGGGCAATCCATCGTCCAGCACCGAGCTACGCTGAACAAGCGGGTTCAACCGAAATCCTTGAAACCGGTATCAAAGTTATCGACTTGCTTTGCCCGTTTGCAAAGGGTGGTAAGGTTGGTCTGTTCGGTGGTGCGGGTGTAGGTAAAACCGTTAACATGATGGAACTCATCAACAACATCGCGAAAGCACACAGTGGTTTGTCTGTGTTCGCGGGAGTGGGTGAGCGTACTCGCGAAGGGAACGACTTCTATCACGAAATGAAAGACTCTGGCGTTCTTGATAAAGTTGCCATGGTTTATGGTCAGATGAATGAGCCACCGGGCAACCGTTTACGCGTCGCGTTGACTGGTTTGACCATGGCTGAATACTTCCGTGACGAAAAAGACGAAAACGGCAAAGGCCGTGACGTTTTGTTGTTCGTTGATAACATCTATCGTTACACCTTGGCGGGTACTGAAGTATCTGCGTTGCTTGGTCGTATGCCTTCTGCGGTGGGTTACCAACCAACTCTGGCTGAAGAAATGGGTGTTCTACAAGAACGTATTACTTCGACACAAGCGGGTTCGATTACGTCTATTCAAGCGGTTTATGTACCAGCCGACGACTTGACCGATCCATCACCAGCAACCACTTTCGCCCACTTGGATGCGACTGTTGTTCTGTCACGTGATATCGCGTCATTGGGTATTTACCCTGCGGTTGATCCTTTGGACTCTACATCACGTCAGCTGGATCCAGCGATTGTTGGTGAAGAGCACTATACTGTTGCACGTGGCGTACAAACCATTCTGCAACGTTATAAAGAACTCAAAGACATCATCGCGATTCTGGGTATGGACGAATTGGCTGAAGAAGACAAGCTGGTTGTTTTCCGTGCGCGTAAAATCCAACGCTTCTTGTCACAGCCGTTCCACGTTGCTGAAGTATTCACCGGTTCACCTGGTAAGTTGGTATCTTCTAAAGATACGATTGCAGGCTTTAAAGGCATTATTGCTGGTGACTACGACCATATGCCAGAACAAGCGTTCTACATGGTCGGTGGCATCGAAGAAGCTGTTGCTAAAGCTGAAAAGCTCGCAGCCAAATAA
- the atpG gene encoding F0F1 ATP synthase subunit gamma, which produces MASLKEIRAKVVSIKSTQKITRAMQLVAASKMRRAQERMVAGRPYAESMRRVIAHLVQAHPEFKHRYMVERPVKRVGYIVVSSDRGLAGGLNINLFKRVIQHVKAQQEQSVEVQFAVIGSKAVAFFKSFGGKVISATTQLGDAPSMEQLTGAVHAMMSAFDNGELDRIYLVSNHFVNAMVQKPTIAQLVPLAEAEVNDWRLHRDHAWDYIYEPDPEKVLNGLLLRYIESMVYQGVVENVASEQAARMVAMKAATDNAGDLIKSLQLVYNKLRQAAITREISEIVGGAAAV; this is translated from the coding sequence ATGGCAAGTCTAAAAGAAATTCGCGCCAAAGTGGTCAGCATCAAAAGTACGCAGAAAATTACGCGTGCGATGCAATTGGTTGCTGCCAGTAAGATGCGTCGCGCTCAAGAACGCATGGTTGCAGGACGTCCGTATGCCGAAAGCATGCGCCGCGTGATTGCGCACTTAGTGCAAGCACATCCTGAGTTTAAGCATCGCTATATGGTCGAACGCCCTGTTAAGCGTGTTGGTTATATTGTGGTGTCGTCTGATCGTGGACTCGCAGGTGGTTTGAACATCAACTTGTTCAAACGCGTCATTCAGCATGTGAAAGCACAACAAGAGCAATCTGTTGAAGTTCAGTTTGCAGTGATTGGATCGAAAGCGGTAGCTTTCTTCAAGAGCTTTGGCGGAAAAGTCATTTCGGCAACGACCCAATTGGGTGATGCGCCGTCGATGGAACAACTGACTGGTGCAGTGCATGCCATGATGAGTGCGTTTGACAATGGTGAGCTCGACCGAATTTATTTGGTCTCCAATCACTTTGTGAATGCAATGGTTCAGAAACCAACGATTGCCCAGCTGGTGCCTTTGGCAGAAGCTGAAGTCAATGATTGGCGTCTACATCGCGACCACGCATGGGATTACATCTACGAGCCTGATCCAGAAAAAGTATTGAATGGATTGTTGCTTCGTTATATCGAATCGATGGTATATCAAGGTGTTGTTGAAAACGTCGCCTCCGAGCAAGCCGCTCGTATGGTTGCGATGAAAGCAGCGACTGATAATGCTGGTGATTTGATTAAGAGCCTGCAACTGGTTTACAACAAGCTGCGTCAAGCTGCGATTACTCGGGAAATTTCCGAAATCGTTGGTGGTGCTGCTGCGGTTTAA
- the atpA gene encoding F0F1 ATP synthase subunit alpha — MQQLNPSEISALIKQRISDLDTSAEARNEGTIVMVSDGIVRIHGLADAMYGEMIEFDGGLYGMALNLEQDSVGAVVLGDFLNLQEGQKARCTGRILEVPVGPELLGRVVDALGNPIDGKGPINAKLTDKVEKVAPGVIWRQSVDEPVQTGYKAVDTMIPVGRGQRELIIGDRQTGKTALAIDAIIAQKHSGIKCIYVAIGQKQSTIANVVRKLEETGALAYTTVVAASASDPASLLFLAPYSGCTMGEYFRDRGEDALIIYDDLSKQAVAYRQISLLLRRPPGREAYPGDVFYLHSRLLERAARVSADYVEKFTNGAVTGKTGSLTALPIIETQAGDVSAFVPTNVISITDGQIFLESSLFNSGIRPAVNAGISVSRVGGAAQTKIIKKLSGGIRTALAQYRELAAFAQFASDLDETTRKQLEHGQRVTELMKQKQYAPFSLADQAVSIFASNENYLTDVPVNKIGDFESGLLAFMRSQHGALMTNIDETANYDKDIEAELHKGIKAFKATQAY; from the coding sequence ATGCAACAACTGAATCCATCTGAGATCAGTGCGCTCATTAAACAGCGTATCAGCGATCTGGACACCAGCGCCGAAGCCCGCAACGAAGGTACTATCGTCATGGTATCTGACGGTATCGTGCGGATTCACGGTCTGGCTGATGCAATGTATGGTGAGATGATCGAATTTGACGGCGGCCTCTATGGCATGGCACTGAATCTAGAACAGGATTCAGTCGGCGCGGTCGTTCTGGGTGACTTCTTGAACTTACAAGAAGGTCAAAAAGCCCGTTGTACAGGTCGTATTCTTGAAGTTCCAGTAGGTCCTGAGCTGCTTGGCCGCGTTGTAGACGCGCTGGGTAACCCGATCGACGGCAAAGGTCCGATCAATGCAAAACTGACTGATAAAGTCGAAAAAGTTGCTCCAGGCGTGATCTGGCGTCAATCCGTTGATGAGCCAGTACAAACTGGTTATAAAGCGGTTGATACCATGATTCCAGTGGGTCGCGGTCAACGTGAGTTGATCATTGGTGACCGTCAAACTGGTAAAACTGCTTTGGCAATTGACGCGATCATTGCTCAAAAGCATTCTGGCATTAAATGTATCTATGTTGCGATCGGTCAGAAACAATCGACCATTGCTAACGTTGTACGCAAACTCGAAGAAACTGGCGCATTGGCGTACACCACTGTTGTGGCGGCTAGTGCTTCTGATCCAGCATCACTATTGTTCCTCGCGCCATACTCTGGCTGTACCATGGGTGAATACTTCCGTGATCGTGGTGAAGATGCATTGATCATCTATGATGACTTGTCAAAACAAGCGGTTGCTTATCGTCAAATCTCCCTCTTGTTACGTCGTCCACCAGGTCGTGAAGCGTACCCAGGTGACGTGTTCTATCTCCATTCCCGTCTGCTTGAGCGTGCTGCGCGCGTTTCTGCTGATTATGTTGAGAAGTTCACCAACGGTGCGGTAACCGGCAAGACTGGTTCATTGACTGCATTGCCAATCATTGAAACCCAAGCGGGTGACGTCTCTGCATTCGTTCCAACCAACGTGATTTCGATCACCGATGGTCAGATCTTCTTGGAATCATCACTGTTTAACTCAGGCATCCGTCCTGCGGTTAACGCGGGTATTTCGGTATCGCGTGTGGGTGGTGCAGCTCAGACCAAGATTATCAAAAAATTGTCAGGCGGTATCCGTACAGCTTTGGCGCAGTATCGTGAATTGGCAGCATTTGCTCAGTTTGCATCTGACCTTGATGAGACAACCCGTAAGCAACTTGAGCATGGTCAGCGCGTTACCGAGCTGATGAAGCAAAAGCAATACGCACCGTTCTCATTGGCTGATCAAGCTGTGTCAATTTTTGCATCGAATGAAAATTATCTGACTGACGTACCAGTGAATAAAATTGGTGATTTCGAGTCAGGTTTGCTGGCATTTATGCGTTCACAACATGGTGCTTTAATGACCAATATTGATGAAACAGCAAACTACGATAAAGACATCGAAGCTGAATTGCATAAAGGTATCAAAGCCTTTAAAGCGACTCAGGCCTATTAA
- a CDS encoding F0F1 ATP synthase subunit delta, with protein sequence MAELSTLARPYAKAAFAFAQEQRDAANGIEAWSKALASASAVVQDQTFADYLKRPTLGYQQRVQALTTVLEGQITEGVRNFLTQLAEHDRLSLLPEVSAEFELQKAHGLNETDVIIESAFPLTAEQQQALSDRLATRFGTKINSQVEVKPELIAGVVIRAGDQVIDDSVLGKLEKLRTSLLAG encoded by the coding sequence ATGGCTGAACTATCAACGCTAGCGCGCCCTTATGCCAAAGCGGCCTTTGCTTTCGCGCAAGAACAGCGCGATGCAGCAAATGGCATCGAGGCATGGTCAAAGGCGCTTGCGAGCGCAAGTGCGGTTGTTCAGGATCAGACATTTGCTGACTATTTGAAACGCCCAACTTTGGGCTATCAGCAACGCGTTCAAGCCTTGACAACAGTTTTAGAAGGTCAGATCACCGAGGGTGTGCGTAATTTTCTCACCCAACTCGCTGAACATGATCGTCTATCGCTGTTGCCTGAAGTTTCTGCAGAGTTTGAATTGCAGAAGGCTCATGGCCTGAATGAGACTGATGTGATCATTGAGTCAGCGTTTCCGCTGACCGCTGAGCAACAACAAGCATTAAGCGATCGCTTGGCAACTCGTTTTGGTACAAAGATTAATAGTCAGGTTGAAGTCAAACCTGAATTGATCGCCGGTGTTGTAATCCGCGCGGGTGATCAAGTCATCGACGATTCTGTCCTTGGCAAATTGGAAAAACTACGCACAAGCCTGCTGGCTGGATGA
- a CDS encoding F0F1 ATP synthase subunit B has translation MDINLTLLGQIIAFALFVAFCLKFVWPPLINAIQERQGKIADGLNAAEAAKAELATAQNQVQEELNASKAQTAQLIDQANRRAAQLIEDARTQAIAEGERIRQQARESIDQEINQAREALRSQVAALAVSGAEKILKAQVDQNAHAAMLTQLAAEL, from the coding sequence ATGGATATTAATTTAACCCTGTTGGGACAAATTATAGCGTTTGCACTGTTTGTTGCATTCTGCTTGAAATTTGTCTGGCCACCGCTGATCAACGCTATTCAAGAACGTCAAGGCAAAATCGCTGACGGTCTGAATGCGGCTGAAGCTGCGAAAGCCGAACTGGCAACTGCCCAGAACCAAGTACAGGAAGAACTGAATGCGTCTAAAGCGCAAACAGCACAGTTGATTGATCAAGCAAACCGTCGCGCTGCTCAATTGATCGAAGATGCTCGTACGCAAGCGATTGCTGAAGGTGAGCGTATTCGTCAACAAGCCCGTGAGTCGATTGATCAAGAGATTAACCAAGCGCGTGAAGCGTTGCGTAGTCAAGTTGCTGCTTTGGCCGTTTCAGGTGCTGAAAAAATCCTGAAAGCCCAAGTGGATCAAAATGCCCATGCCGCTATGCTTACTCAGCTAGCTGCTGAACTGTAA
- the atpB gene encoding F0F1 ATP synthase subunit A: protein MAEQQTLTSSEYISHHLTHLTYGKNPETGSWTIAHDAAEAKAMGFNSVNLDSLGWSIGLGIVFCALFWLVARRVTAGVPGGLQAAIEMIVEFVDTSVRDTYHGKSKLIAPLALTIFVWIFLMNFMDLIPVDFIPRAAQWVGVNFFGADAHSVFFKVVPTTDPNITMGMSLSVFVLIIFFSIKEKGVGGFIGELTLQPFSAKNKLLQLILIPINFFLEIVVFIARPISLALRLFGNMYAGELIFILICLLPWWLQWSLSVPWAIFHILIISLQAFIFMMLTIVYLSMASEKH from the coding sequence ATGGCTGAACAGCAGACACTCACCTCCTCCGAGTATATTTCCCACCACCTGACTCACCTGACCTATGGAAAAAATCCAGAAACAGGCAGTTGGACCATTGCGCATGACGCAGCGGAAGCCAAAGCGATGGGATTTAATTCCGTCAATCTGGATTCGTTGGGTTGGTCCATTGGTTTAGGGATCGTTTTTTGTGCATTGTTTTGGTTGGTTGCTCGCCGCGTAACAGCGGGTGTACCAGGTGGACTGCAAGCTGCGATTGAAATGATCGTTGAGTTTGTGGATACCAGTGTACGTGATACTTACCATGGCAAATCAAAATTGATTGCCCCGCTTGCCTTAACGATTTTTGTGTGGATTTTCCTCATGAACTTCATGGATTTGATCCCTGTTGATTTTATTCCAAGAGCAGCACAGTGGGTTGGTGTGAACTTCTTTGGTGCTGATGCGCACTCAGTTTTCTTTAAAGTTGTGCCAACCACCGATCCGAACATCACCATGGGGATGTCCTTGTCCGTGTTTGTCCTGATCATTTTCTTTAGCATTAAAGAAAAAGGTGTAGGCGGCTTTATCGGTGAACTGACATTGCAACCGTTCTCTGCAAAAAACAAGTTACTTCAATTGATCTTGATTCCAATCAATTTCTTCTTGGAAATCGTTGTTTTTATCGCACGCCCAATCTCTTTGGCACTGCGACTGTTCGGTAATATGTACGCCGGTGAGTTGATCTTTATTCTGATCTGCTTGTTGCCTTGGTGGTTGCAGTGGTCGTTGTCTGTGCCTTGGGCGATCTTCCATATTCTGATTATCAGTTTGCAAGCGTTTATCTTCATGATGCTGACGATTGTTTACTTGTCGATGGCGAGCGAGAAGCACTAA
- a CDS encoding ATP synthase subunit I — protein MSKPSPLIQREFPTGLVIVQACIIPLAAIVGYMLFNSLAAKSAAIGAFISWLGSGYATWKAFRLGGNGQLMLASFYQGLIGKFVIVIMGFFIVFRTVNPLSGGSLLLGFAAVQAMAWLYPMVYGERSKT, from the coding sequence ATGAGTAAGCCCAGTCCTTTGATTCAACGTGAATTTCCTACGGGTTTGGTTATTGTTCAGGCTTGTATAATTCCGCTCGCTGCCATCGTTGGTTATATGCTTTTTAATTCATTGGCTGCAAAAAGTGCAGCTATTGGCGCGTTTATTAGCTGGCTAGGTAGCGGTTATGCGACGTGGAAAGCGTTCCGACTGGGTGGTAACGGTCAATTGATGCTGGCAAGTTTTTACCAAGGATTGATTGGTAAGTTTGTCATTGTGATCATGGGTTTTTTTATCGTCTTTCGGACAGTAAATCCCTTGTCAGGCGGTTCGCTGTTATTGGGTTTTGCGGCAGTACAGGCCATGGCTTGGTTATATCCCATGGTCTATGGTGAGCGGTCTAAGACCTGA
- a CDS encoding metal ABC transporter solute-binding protein, Zn/Mn family, with protein sequence MQLFHRLFLGIVATLLVGLPYAQAGTLVATTHPLYLIAQAVTQGIEQPVALLPPASSGHDVNLRPSDRLLLKQSDFVVWFGRDYEASLKDILEHQRNAVALYDLKAFHRLPLRDVQGQPIKDSFDPHIWLDPANAIGIAYAIATVRAKQFPAKSRLYLQNAQKFSEHLLAVVHVEQANPPRHYWAYHDAYQYLEHALNLKFAGALTADAELPPSGGQLIWLSQHRPSSTAVCLFAERTPAASLIQKLSPVQSYPIDEVMAGATNFVDGWQAIAQQFKKCTP encoded by the coding sequence ATGCAACTTTTTCATCGCCTGTTTTTGGGTATTGTGGCGACTCTGCTGGTTGGCTTACCGTATGCGCAGGCGGGGACTTTAGTTGCGACAACGCATCCTTTATACCTGATTGCTCAAGCGGTGACGCAGGGCATTGAACAGCCAGTTGCTTTACTGCCGCCAGCTTCCAGTGGTCATGATGTGAATCTGCGCCCCTCTGATCGTCTCTTGCTGAAACAGTCCGATTTTGTGGTCTGGTTTGGGCGTGACTATGAGGCATCTCTTAAAGATATTCTTGAACATCAGCGCAATGCAGTTGCGCTCTATGATCTCAAAGCTTTTCACCGCTTGCCCTTGCGGGATGTTCAGGGTCAGCCAATTAAAGATTCGTTTGATCCGCATATTTGGTTGGATCCTGCCAATGCCATTGGCATTGCCTATGCGATTGCGACCGTACGTGCGAAGCAGTTCCCGGCGAAATCACGGCTCTATTTGCAAAACGCGCAAAAGTTCAGTGAACATTTGCTTGCCGTTGTCCATGTTGAGCAAGCCAATCCTCCGCGTCACTATTGGGCATATCACGATGCCTATCAGTATCTAGAGCATGCCTTAAATTTAAAATTTGCTGGCGCACTGACCGCGGATGCCGAGTTACCGCCGAGTGGCGGTCAACTCATATGGCTTAGCCAACATCGGCCTTCAAGCACAGCGGTGTGTTTGTTTGCAGAACGTACTCCTGCGGCTTCATTGATTCAAAAGCTCAGTCCTGTACAGTCGTATCCGATTGACGAGGTCATGGCGGGTGCAACGAATTTTGTCGATGGCTGGCAGGCAATCGCGCAGCAATTCAAAAAATGTACACCCTAA
- a CDS encoding metal ABC transporter ATP-binding protein — MSSALLDKQAMPSSSPPLVVIHNASVKFDQKSALNQVSLTLLPREIVSLIGPNGAGKSTLVKVVLGLQKLSSGSRDVQKNLKIGYVPQRFHLSKSLPLRVRDLFALTKIIPSLFHQILEETGATPLLDRDVQDLSGGERQRVLLARALLTQPDLLVLDEPMQGLDIHSEAELYAYVRTLPERYGCAILMVSHDLQWVMQGTQRVICLNHHICCSGTPANVLKDPAYQAIFGTERVPYEHHHDHCRHEDLHHERHDHIPVQPHLHPEVSADLIEIDLRQAPKKTQHESQH, encoded by the coding sequence ATGAGCAGCGCCCTTCTGGATAAACAAGCAATGCCATCAAGCAGTCCACCGTTGGTGGTGATTCACAATGCATCTGTGAAATTCGACCAGAAGTCTGCCTTAAATCAAGTCTCACTGACCTTGCTGCCTCGGGAAATTGTCAGTCTGATTGGCCCCAACGGTGCTGGAAAATCCACCTTGGTCAAAGTCGTTTTGGGGCTGCAAAAGCTATCCAGTGGCTCGCGAGACGTCCAAAAGAATCTCAAGATCGGCTACGTGCCCCAACGCTTTCACTTGTCCAAGAGCCTGCCGCTTCGTGTACGGGATCTCTTCGCCCTCACCAAGATTATCCCAAGCCTGTTTCATCAGATTCTGGAGGAGACTGGTGCGACCCCCTTACTGGATCGCGATGTACAAGATTTATCTGGTGGCGAACGGCAGCGGGTTCTATTAGCGCGGGCTTTACTCACGCAGCCAGACTTACTGGTGTTGGACGAACCCATGCAGGGCTTAGACATCCACTCCGAAGCAGAGTTATATGCTTATGTCCGAACCCTGCCGGAGCGCTATGGTTGCGCCATTCTCATGGTGTCTCATGATTTACAATGGGTGATGCAAGGCACGCAACGGGTAATCTGCCTCAATCACCATATCTGTTGTAGTGGTACACCGGCAAATGTCCTAAAAGATCCGGCCTATCAAGCAATTTTTGGTACCGAGCGTGTTCCCTATGAGCATCATCATGACCATTGCCGCCATGAAGACCTACATCACGAACGCCATGATCATATCCCCGTCCAGCCGCATCTACACCCGGAAGTCTCTGCTGACCTGATTGAAATCGACTTAAGACAAGCGCCAAAAAAAACTCAGCATGAGAGTCAACACTAA